One Triticum dicoccoides isolate Atlit2015 ecotype Zavitan chromosome 5B, WEW_v2.0, whole genome shotgun sequence genomic window carries:
- the LOC119310564 gene encoding uncharacterized protein LOC119310564, with protein sequence MATRWTKARKRWSPDIAKNCYPMYHQQFEILDEAEVTWNPWTQDQLKMVFDARHFTPGMLTDSAFWLTRCNLLFLWLTNMGRGWSLYDWREKNSEWVHKWENEALADIVRQLRPYDGSTDQAYKQWYCMNTRASLASQPATIPTHLTQEEQARRHVELHAAYYRDHLDTPDVNWGDENTQRGVNTGLRGASHDHGVNTGLRGASHDLGDTVTSLVTEFFGGDVIGPSFIPPESQPYAYNYASGSQQGFATPPPTQDSQTHEAELEYGRGLRVPRPPNRLSPSGRKERPGGRR encoded by the exons ATGGCCACCAGGTGGACAAAGGCACGGAAACGTTGGTCTCCAGATATTGCGAAAAATTGTTACCCTATGTACCACCAGCAGTTTGAGATACTTGATGAGGCAGAAGTCACATGGAACCCGTGGACTCAGGACCAGCTAAAAATGGTCTTTGATGCTCGACACTTCACACCAGGCATGTTGACCGATAGTGCATTCTGGCTGACTCGCTGCAACTTATTGTTCCTGTG GCTAACAAATATGGGCAGGGGTTGGAGTTTATACGATTGGAGGGAAAAGAACAGTGAATGGGTACACAAGTGGGAAAATGAAGCGCTAGCAGATATAGTGCGTCAACTTAG ACCGTACGATGGAAGTACAGATCAAGCGTACAAGCAGTGGTACTGCATGAACACACGTGCTAGCCTGGCCAGTCAGCCAGCTACTATACCAACACATCTCACACAAGAGGAGCAGGCGCGGAGACATGTTGAGCTGCATGCAGCTTACTATCGTGACCACCTG GACACACCTGATGTTAATTGGGGCGATGAGAACACCCAACGCGGCGTCAACACAGGCCTCCGGGGAGCATCACATGATCATGGCGTCAACACAGGCCTCCGgggagcatcacatgatcttggCGACACGGTTACGTCATTAGTTACAGAGTTCTTCGGAGGGGACGTTATTGGCCCATCTTTTATCCCCCCGGAGTCACAACCATACGCCTACAATTATGCTTCAGGTTCGCAACAAGGATTCGCGACTCCACCACCTACGCAGGACTCGCAGACACATGAGGCCGAATTGGAGTACGGCCGCGGTCTTCGTGTGCCCCGGCCACCTAATCGCTTGTCGCCTTCCGGTCGTAAGGAAAGGCCAGGTGGTCGTCGTTAA